Proteins encoded by one window of Manis pentadactyla isolate mManPen7 chromosome X, mManPen7.hap1, whole genome shotgun sequence:
- the SSR4 gene encoding translocon-associated protein subunit delta isoform X2 — MAALASLRALALLLLSSLSCCSEACVEPQITPSYYTTTDAVISTETVFIVEISLTCKNRVQNMALYADVSGKQFPVTRGQDVGRYQVSWSLDHKSAHAGTYEVRFFDEESYSLLRKAQRNNEDVSIIPPLFTVSVDHRGTWNGPWVSTEVLAAVIGLVTYYLAFSAKSHIQA; from the exons ATGGCGGCGCTGGCATCTCTCCGTGCCCTGGCGCTACTCCTGCTGTCCAGCCTCTCCTGCTGCTCAG AGGCCTGTGTGGAACCCCAGATCACTCCTTCCTACTACACTACCACGGACGCTGTCATTTCCACTGAGACTGTCTTTATCGTGGAGATCTCCCTGACATGCAAGAACAGGGTCCAG AACATGGCTCTTTATGCTGATGTCAGTGGAAAACAATTTCCTGTCACCCGGGGCCAGGACGTGGGGCGTTACCAG GTATCCTGGAGCCTTGATCACAAGAGCGCTCACGCAGGCACCTATGAGGTCAGATTCTTCGACGAGGAATCCTATAGCCTCCTGAGGAAG GCTCAGAGAAATAATGAGGACGTTTCCATCATCCCACCACTGTTTACAGTCAGTGTGGATCATCGG GGCACTTGGAACGGTCCCTGGGTGTCCACTGAGGTGCTGGCTGCAGTCAtcggcctagtgacctactattTGGCCTTCAGTGCCAAGAGCCACATCCAGGCCTGA
- the SSR4 gene encoding translocon-associated protein subunit delta isoform X1 → MAALASLRALALLLLSSLSCCSAEACVEPQITPSYYTTTDAVISTETVFIVEISLTCKNRVQNMALYADVSGKQFPVTRGQDVGRYQVSWSLDHKSAHAGTYEVRFFDEESYSLLRKAQRNNEDVSIIPPLFTVSVDHRGTWNGPWVSTEVLAAVIGLVTYYLAFSAKSHIQA, encoded by the exons ATGGCGGCGCTGGCATCTCTCCGTGCCCTGGCGCTACTCCTGCTGTCCAGCCTCTCCTGCTGCTCAG CAGAGGCCTGTGTGGAACCCCAGATCACTCCTTCCTACTACACTACCACGGACGCTGTCATTTCCACTGAGACTGTCTTTATCGTGGAGATCTCCCTGACATGCAAGAACAGGGTCCAG AACATGGCTCTTTATGCTGATGTCAGTGGAAAACAATTTCCTGTCACCCGGGGCCAGGACGTGGGGCGTTACCAG GTATCCTGGAGCCTTGATCACAAGAGCGCTCACGCAGGCACCTATGAGGTCAGATTCTTCGACGAGGAATCCTATAGCCTCCTGAGGAAG GCTCAGAGAAATAATGAGGACGTTTCCATCATCCCACCACTGTTTACAGTCAGTGTGGATCATCGG GGCACTTGGAACGGTCCCTGGGTGTCCACTGAGGTGCTGGCTGCAGTCAtcggcctagtgacctactattTGGCCTTCAGTGCCAAGAGCCACATCCAGGCCTGA